The Manduca sexta isolate Smith_Timp_Sample1 chromosome 24, JHU_Msex_v1.0, whole genome shotgun sequence nucleotide sequence GATCGCTGCCGAATTGTAATTTATACTAAGTGGTGCAATTTTGTATTGACGCAGgaagttctaaaaataaatgattttaaaacgtAAATCGGTAGAGATTACAAAAACGAACTATGAAATATCAGTTTGGGTACCtaattgtaaagtttcatcttaCCTATCAGAGGATAATCCGCAAATTGACACATTCTTTCATAATCCGAAGGATCGTAGGTCATTGATCCCCTGGctaatatttcttcattaaTAACATTCCTACCTGCAGTAGATTTAATGATTCCTGTCAGAAGCATTTGATCGAAAAATGTGACTTTTATAGCGAAACGCTTTGTTTCTTCCTCagataaatttagatttaatactttaatagtAAAAAGATCAAGTGGAGCTGAATTTGTATCCTCTCCGACTTGAACTTCCGAACGAATTGAGGGAAGCGAGATATTGGATctattctgaaaaaaatatattatgtaaatattataggaTGCACATGATGGTAGGATGTCTAAAAATATCGACAGTAGCTTTTTGAGTTAGGGAAAGTAAATGGAGTAACGTATACTTAGGTACAGTTTCCTTCTAGCCGTATATACCgtaataacaattttacttatattttgaaatgattgTATTGGGACAGGTAACTCGTGTTTCCAAAAAACGCGAAATAAGACGCCGCGACAACAGGTTcttcaaataacataattttgagCTAATAATACGAAGATTGTGTAAGGTTATAAGAATTTTTACCTTTCCCTTTTTCATTTTTGGTCGTATTTTGGTGGAATAAAATcgcttttttatgtttgattgAACAATTTAACGTGTgtatcaaagagaattataatatatatggagtGTGTAtagagttaatttttttatacattttatatttgtcagATATACTAGAAAGGTTTagttcaaagagaattataatatataatacggCAGGTTTACCTTTTCTGTAGTATGAGTATAATGCTTTTTGGTTCATCGATATTGTTAGATCATAGATTAGTcgttttatatgtaatgtcacaattataaaaaataaaatgtactgacACTCTGGTCTGTTGTCTTGTATTGacaagacgtattttatttcgcattacctatataaatttctgatttcttctatttaaagtaatatttatcaggTTATGGGTCATTATTACTCCGTAAAAGATTAAATCAGTTTTTTACCGAAATAGTCGCGCGATTAAATGGGATAAAATTGATAAAGATTCACCGGTCAACCACGAGCGACATTTTGTTCTAGAAGTTTTTCAGCGAACTGCAAAAATGAATTCACAAATATCCATTGGTACTATCGAGAAGTTAATTGGCAGAGAAAATTATCCAACGTGGAAATTCGCCGTTAAAAACTATTTGGAACATGAGGAGCTGTAGGACACTATTGAACCGGGTGCGGACTACAAACATGATGTCAAAAAGGATACAAAAGCAAGACCTAAACTAATATTACTAATTGATCCCATTAATTATGTCCACGTACAGGAGGCGACTACGGCGAAACAGGTATGGTCGAAATTAGAGCAAGTCTTTGATGACTCCGGGCTCAGCAGAAAAGTAGGTTTATTACGAGAATTAATAACAACTACTTTAGATAATAGCTCTAGTGTTGaggattatattaataaggtGATGACAGCAGCACACAAGCTCAGAAATATAAACTTTGTAGTAGGAGACGAGTGGCTCGGTACATTGCTACTCGCTGGCCTCCCTGAAGTCTACAAACCGATGATTATGGCTATAGAAAGCTCTGGTGTGCCCGTTAGCGCTGATTTTGTCAAAACGAAGTTATTACAAGACGTCAAAGTCTCAGAATCCTCAGCCTATTATGTCAATGGGAAAGGAAATGAAACAACAATTGAAAAGTAGTACTTGACAGAGTCGTACTGTACCCGTAGCGACCATATTgacataaaatatcattttctgCGTGAAAAGGTTTCtaaaaaggatttaaaaattatgtacatgGGTACCGAAAGAATGGTGGCTGACATACTTACTAAACCTACAATACGCATTAAATTCCAAGAATGTGTTCGAGAAATGGGACTACGTTTTGGGGAGGATGTTAGATCATAGATTAGTcgttttatatgtaatgtcacaattataaaaaataaaatgtactgacACTCTGGTCTGTTGTCTTGTATTGacaagacgtattttatttcgcattacctatataaatttctgatttcttctatttaaagtaatatttatcagaTATAACAACCtatgattaaaaatgtttaaattattgacaAGAGCATTTGTTCAAAAGTGTTATTCATAATCATCTATGAAATGCGAACGACCGCTTGCGGTTTCGCACGCGTTAAACCTTTTCTCGATACAAAAGTGGCTAAAACCCGGATACCAGCgtcatctatataaaaaaaaacataaaaaaaaatccattattatCTCATGGAAGCAAAATGCCAAGATTAAAAGcatatatgttaatccagaGCTTGGTCTAtgtttgtgccaaatttcatcctaatCCATTAAAGTTGTGTCTCCGTTTATTTCCAACTAAAATCTAATAGGAATTTGTGAAGTAAGGAGTTTGTACATTTATAACACTCTTTACTCTTTTAATAGTTGCTACTGGCGACTAGAGTTATTATTCTCTATTACTTTGTAAAATGGTAATTGTATTCTATGAATTACATACATACCATAATTATTGATgctataatgaatataatttaacttattctttattatcatttattgtttACCTAGTTTcacgttaaataatttaatagaatttagCAGAGTTTCAGTTAcgcgaaatttaaatttaaatgaaactatataaaagacatatttatatctattttttaaaaaaatcaaaacaatataattttatgtccaaaaagaatattaaacatGACATGAATATTTGGATTTGCCCATGTTTATTGCACCAGTAATAAAACATGACCACTGCAAATGTCATCACCTCATCTCgttttctatttttagaaataaaattgtcattAATCTCTCAAGGACTTCGGACCAATTGAGAATCTATATTTATCTATACCGGTAGAGGGAAAATTGCAGGTTTGTAGGCTAATCTCTAAcagaaagctacattattcctgagtgatATGGGTTACTTTATATCCCGTAAAAACTTTTCACGAGGGTGGAGCCGCGTACAAAAGcattttgtcataattttgtttattgtaagatcaatgaatacaaaattatatagtttatttactacttaataataataataatatcagccctgtattatatacttgcccactgctgagcacgggcctcctatactactgagagggattaggccttagtccaccacgctggcctagtgcgggttggtagacttcacacaccttcgaaattcctatagagaacttctcagatgtgcaggtttcctcacgatgttttccttcaccgttaaagcgaacgataaattcacaaagaatacacacatgatttttagaaaagtcagaggtgtgtgcccttgggatttgaacctgcggacattcgtctcggcagtccgttccacacccaactaggctatcgactactttatgttatatatttactacTTAATGTTTACTAATTAGTAAGGAAACATACCTTAGTATTCTCtctaagaatttcaaaggtatgtgatGCATGCCAAATGAAGTTGTGCAAGGACGATGAGACGcacaacaaaatgtttttagtaGTTGGGTATAAAATCTGgatcttttataaaaacaattattgagataatgatttcttatatttacgcgaatgttagacattaaaactatattataaaatttaaaatgattgaGATCTTTTATAGAACGACAGAATTGCTAATTATgccaataatttttataaataactaagcTTGAGGAGGGAGGATTGTTTTTGATTGAAGAAATACATCCTAATAACGGCATAATTTTaccgattttaaattatatacatttttatcatttaaagtATTTCTAATTTCCTTTAGTGCCTAAGGAACGTTTCAGAATTATTTCTGTGTATTGGTTAAACAGTAtgagtaattattataaagaagttaTTAAAGGGTGTACCAATTGTAATACAAAGtggtaaaaaaaacacaaaaacttgTACTATTTTGTaacacatataaaaatttattgactAAAAATagacttacaaataaattaacttgtttatttatatttttaaatttattttatggggTTATGCGTCTTTATTTAACGTGATTAACAAGAATGTTGAtagaagttttaataaaaaaaaacacatcgaattgataaccaTCCCCTTTTTCTGGAgtcgattaaaaataactaaaagacattaaaattaaaatggacGATTACTTATTTAAGCAGAAGAAGATACTTATTTataccgaaataaaataaagtaatacttcgggcctgtttcacaagattcaagtacatacatacattttatttgacagttatattaaacagctaatgtagaaagtacctatcttattaccatttatttaggagcatAGATCAGAAGATTCACTTGTATATGGTCGCCTGGATATATGTGACGAGTAGAATTTACTCAGAATTTGTTACACACACCCTAAGTCTCTAAAGTAGGGATTGGACTGTCCTAAAGACGAAACGAAAAGACGAAACGaccaaataaaaatgctttatgttATCGATCTCGCGCTTTAACGAAAATTTGCAATGAAAGAAAACAATTGCGATTTCCAAAAAATTTAGATGactgcattattttataaaaaaagggaattattatatttaacacgtATCTATCACTAGCAAGCCTATATTTAAATTGCACTTCACTGCTAGATTTCCTGAAGAAACTACTTATTTATCATTCGTTCATTTAAAGCAATGTACCACGAGAAGGTTGTAGTTTATTTTCACGGCGCCAGTTTGTTCGTCTATGAGTTTCATGTCTTGCGTGACTTTTACGAAGTCGTCCAAAAATTCTGGCCAAATATCTTCAGGGATTACGAACGGATTTATTGCAGTGACCAAagctgaaaacaaaattaacaataagaTGTCTTTCCGGAGCTATAATTTTCGTGGGTGGGCCCAGGGGAGGTATTGACGATATCTATACACCgtcatttaaaattagaaagaaataaagtctatttttgagaCAAACCTATTTTCTTAATGAATGATTAgagaaaaataatgtaatagttaaaataaaattcatgagaGTTGCCACAATACAAATATTGTCATTCATGTAAAACATactgttattgaaaatatttctagttctatctagttggttgtggaacagactgtcGAGTCGAATGTcttcaggttcaaatcccaagggcacacacctctgacttgcctaaaaaatgatgtgtgtattctttgtgaattattgcttgctttaacggcgaaggaaaacatcgtgaggaaaccctgcatacctgaggaattctctatagaaattttcgagggtcgtgcccagcagtgggacagtatataaaacagggctgatatgattactatattattattgaaaataaaaaaaaggccaTGTAATACTGTTTATACAAAAGGTATTAAAGATTCAACTTACCCTTTATTGCGTCCAGGCTTTTGTAATCGTAAACCATTTGCTTACATTTTACTTCGATTTCGTTAAACCCAATActctttagtattttatttagctCTTTCTCCGGATCctgaatcaataaaaaatttgtattatgAGTAGTATTATAAAAGTCCTTCAACATCTATTACATCCTCTCCGAGGCAATTTTTGTGCATTcggtctccataccaaatgcacgcccaagCATGGGGGAACATTTCTCGatcccaaaaaaatatattatcaatcaCGCACCCGATAGTTCCAGAAAGGCGAGGCAAAAGTATCGAAATCTTTTAGTAAGGACCTCCATTTCGGCGATTTCGACAATGCGTAGAATAGAGTGTAGATATGAGAATATcccaaaaacattacaaaacatTCCCCATTCTTCGATAACATGTTGTATATATTAGTAAACGCTTTCCTGAAACATAGGTCTATATTAGTATCAGGCATCAGTCTTAAAAActgatttaattttgataaatgataattatacttACTCTTGATTTCTCACCCATTGAAAAGTATAAAACGAAAAGGTGTTATCAAAAGCATCCCTTAAATTGTCAGGCAAATTTCCCTCTATGTTGAGTGGAATGAATTTCAATCGATTATCTccatatgttttatttgcaaattcaatagattttttattaatgtcgGAGCCGAcgagtattttatatttctctgGCAGatatttggataatattttGGTAACACTGCCATCAGCGCTACCAACATCAATCACTCTTGGATTTCttactttaaatttaagttttgaCGAATACTCTTCTAGTAATTGTATCGCATCTCGTCTCGTGACGTCATTCGCACTGTTGTAAAGTTCAGCGTCGTCATTCATGTGTATTcttaaatcataataacatAGTTTAACagaatcaataaaaacatttctgaTTAAAATGagtaagataattataattaattgtacctAATTATTTTAGCGGTAACTAATTGAgcgacatatttattttaactgaaAAATGATGTCTATGTTTTACCCAATAAAAATTGAAGCAACAAATACAAGAAAATCCTTATATTTAATCAGAATCAACTGTTATATTCCTATTTAGTTAATGTTATGCAATATTTTCTGGAATATGTAAAAGCTATTGCATTTACTGGTAgatatctcatatgtgagagtacgcttgggtaggtaccaccgcaatgtctatttttgccgtcaagcagcagtgtgtagtcattgttgtgttccagtttgaaggacattgtagcccgtgtaaccactggacatgatgagatttaacatctcaggatagcgagcgcaggggagtaccaaacaatactttgcaattcaaggtgttgtatggtgtttctactatctATGGCCGGTCATaacgcttatcatcaggcgaacggccagCTCGTCTCCTCTTTCAAAGCTAAAAAAACCTCGATTCTTTTacgtaaaaaagattttttttagattagtaaatta carries:
- the LOC115453161 gene encoding juvenile hormone acid O-methyltransferase is translated as MAIEQYGRITEENMYSQRIHMNDDAELYNSANDVTRRDAIQLLEEYSSKLKFKVRNPRVIDVGSADGSVTKILSKYLPEKYKILVGSDINKKSIEFANKTYGDNRLKFIPLNIEGNLPDNLRDAFDNTFSFYTFQWVRNQEKAFTNIYNMLSKNGECFVMFLGYSHIYTLFYALSKSPKWRSLLKDFDTFASPFWNYRDPEKELNKILKSIGFNEIEVKCKQMVYDYKSLDAIKALVTAINPFVIPEDIWPEFLDDFVKVTQDMKLIDEQTGAVKINYNLLVVHCFK